The genomic window CTGGCTCTAATCTGAGTGTGTGGGAGGTCACAGTACTGATGGGCGAGGGGGAGGATGTTCAAAAAGACGGCCAACTATGtcttaatatatacatttgcGTCATTCCTCAGAGAGCTACTGGGTGAGACGTTGGAGATTTGAGCACTGAGCTCAACAGTGTTTGCTTTGAAGATACGataacagaggaggagaagctagGGAAGCGGGATaaggacaggaagaagaagacatgaggagaatGAGGACACAAAAGGAACGGATGAGGAGGTGATAGGAGAGTTGGAGGAGAGAAGTTGAAGCgatggaaagaggaggaggaggaggaggaggaggaggaggagggcggtgAACCCTGCCTGAACACAGTTTGAGGCCTGAAGCGCTGATCATCAATCTGaaacatctctctccctccctcagaACTTAACTTAACTGTAACTAATAACTTAAGATAAAGACTTTTAATGAGGGTCTGTTTTCATCTTAATTTTTAATGTGGTGTGACAGGAAGGCTGAGGGATTCTAGCCTTTAGAAAGTACAGGCACAGAAGGACTTTGAATGACCCTCCGTCGTCTTAAATAGTGTGTTCAATAGAAACATAAAGTTAGTGTCCAGCTATTagaaacattttttacatacagtatatttcccTTTTGTTGTTAACGTGTGGACTTCATCACATTTGCCAAGAAGAAACTCCAGTCTGAGAGCAGTAATATAAGAGGAACTGTCTCTGTGGCATTATTAAGTTAGCCAAATATGGTggtgaataaaaacaattagaTTGTGTGTGCTGATGTTCCAAAACATCCACACATAACATAATTTGGTCTAAAACCTCAAGGAGATGGCAATCCTGTACGGACGCGGTTTCATAGTCAGACCAAAATCGGTGCTGAGATCCAGCTCCTGACCTGGAACATTTTCAATCTGCAGCCCGTGGAGCAGCGTagtgagaaacacaaacatctcCAAACGTGCAAATCCATCACCAAGGACAGCGTCTCTTCCCCATGCCAAAGATGAGAACCTTCTCCGTCAGCTCCTTGTTGAGGAGTCCCGAGGAACCCAGGAAACGTTCAGGACGAAATGTGTCCGGGCTTTGTCATCCACCACATTAAGCTGTACTGAAAATATTCTGTATGTATCTTGTGGTTACTGTACAAAATTAAGATAATATACACTGGTGATCTGTTTGTAATTGTTAATACCtagttaaaatatttaacaaattATTGTGGTAGCTTGGTCGTGGTAGACACATAAAACCTTTGTCCCCATCTTTGAAACTGCACGTCCTTAAAAACCCTTAAATtgggttttcttcttctattttacTTTTTGCAGTAACTAATCAACATTGCAAGTGTAGAATCAAAACCCAACCTCATCCTGAAAAATAGCAATGCTTTATTGTCCTGTAATGAGTAAGTGTGTACAGTAATTCTGCATTTCCTTTTACAATGTATTTTTACTTCTTACCTTATCAAAGGTGTTGATGTGTTCTTCGATGCTACGCTCCATGAATCCGTTCATCCTGTGGATGTGCTGGACCATCTTCCTCAGAGATGGACTCGGAAAGTAGCgaaacacagggaaaaaatCAGCCATGTTCCCTGCTGCAAAGATCCTCAGGACCTCGTTGTTGATGTGAACTATAGTGAGGAACTCCTTATCATTGTAATCGTACCTTTTTCCAAAACAGAGGGCACAGACGATAATTGCCACTGAGGTTACCAGGGGCATCACCGGATCTATACCTTTCATATTGTGGCCCATCTTCCCTTTAGCAGCAGCCTGTTCCCGCATCACCGCCACCATCTCAGCAGCCTCAGCACAGATATGCTCCTCCAGCAGGCAAGTGGCACCGGACCCTCTGGGCTCCGCCTGGGAGAAAGACCTGAGGGCATTCTTACACAGCTTCGTATGGAGTACCCAGGCCGGTCCATACTTTTCACTGAAGGTCATACTGGTCCCATTGGCTACAGCAGAAAAAGTGAATAGATCAGGTCGTCCGGCAAAAGCTTCTCCCTGCCAAACCAGCGCTTGTCTGATAGTGGTGTATCCACTCAGGACGACAACAGTTAAAGAGCCCAGACGCATCTAGAGCGAAGCAATGAACAAATGATAGAAGTAATAAATACTCAATCATCTGTCCGGCTACAGattttcaacacatttcactgTGTATACCTTGAAAACATCACCGTACTGGAGCCTCAAGCTGGTTAGAGAAAGATGAATCTGGTCGCCCATCTGGAGCAGATTGCCGACAAGGGGCCACGGCATGGGGCCTGGAAGAGGGGGATATTTTGTGTAGTCCAATTGGGAATTGTGGTGGTGGCTCTTTCGGCCCCTAAGGGCCATCAGGAGGAGGGTGAGAAGACACAGAGCAACTGTGACACTAGACAGAGAGGCACAAGGGTTCTCCTTAATGGGCAACATCCCAAATGTCAGTCTCATCTTGCCAGGTAAACTCTAAATACtgagagagaggggtagactGTTAAAAGATACAGCTAGAGGGTGAAAATGTGtctataaaagaaaaaaggacaaaaaacaagaaatatgGCCAACAATTTTGATAGAAAACTCACCATACAGTTCCTCTGTAACTTTGGTGTAAAAAAAGTAGAGTGCAGAGTAGAGACCAAAACTTTCAGCTGGGCACAAGTTTAAGATCTGGTCCTCTGGAACTTGTTTGTGAGAGTAGCTCACAGTACGGGACGTCCCATTCAACAGCTACAGGCCCCCTGCAGAGGGAGCTGCTGCCTGCTAACAATGGAGAGGCACACATGGCGAGAAACTTGGCTCTGGGTGAAGGACGAGTCCCGACCAGCCAGTGACCACAGACTGTACCCATTCACAACAAGAGCCCCTCCTCTCCTGTTCCCTCTGTCCATCACAAAGTCTGGTTATGTTTGTTGCAGTTTGTAAAACGTATTATGTCATGTTATAATATGTGAAATACGGATATGGATGaaaataagacaacaaaactaaaatgttttatacGAGTACCCCGAAAATGTACCATGAACATCCACCAATAAAAAATAGTTTCAGTTTGAATtaaggacttttacttgtagaGAATGACAATTTGTGATATTAGTACATAAAGTGAATGAGCTGAGTACTTCCTTCCTCACACAACCCAGAGCATATTTTATAAAGATTGTAATCTCTGTAATGTGTCACAAGAGGGTGCTCTCCGGCCCTATGCGATGTCCTGAACGGTTTGGACTGAGGTCAGTGCTTTCAGGCTTCAGCCATCAGTCAAATGTGCAGacaaaataacaatataaacatcTGGCAAAGATACCTGATCCCTTtcattttagcatctttcatTCTATATATTTTACCTGAAGTAATATTTGACTTGTGGCCTCTACTTTCACTATCAAAGCTCTAAagtttctcccttttcttccatctcaacatctcctctctcctaccTATTTTCCCCACCTTCTCTCTACTGCCTTCATCCCCCTAATCATGCCCGTATTACATCCTGCTCCCCAGTTCTCTCactttccatctttttttcctcctctcttaaTCACTCTCCATTCAACCGTCAATTTAGCTCAAGCTCAACTGTGGGACACCCGGTGCTGTCAGGCCGAGCGACAGCTCCTTTGACCCGGTGGTCCACGTCCTCTTCAGGCTGAGGCGGTCCGGACCTGGCAGACAGCcgagacacacactgactctgTGGAGCCAGACTAGATGGAGAAGTGTCTCGAAGGAGAATGTGCTGCTCACATTAAACATGAAACCAAAAGTAACCCATGATGCCAAACACTTTAAATGAGGGTGTACAGCTACTCAACATGTGGCTACACTAGAAAAACTCTATGTCCTCTGTGACAATGATGCTacgtttttataaaaaaataaataccagGTAGGCTTAAAGCTCACATATACGACAAGCAAGCAGAACGTGGATAAATAACTTCTTAAAGCTCCAATTTTCACAACTTACTGCATAACCCAAACTTCATAATCAACTGTTTGACAAAACGGAGCTATAGAGGGAAGATGGTTTATACTGTGTTTTGCAACACCAACAACAATTCTGCTGATCTTTTCATTATTTGACAAGGTTTAAATACAAAGACCTTGTTGTGCCCAGGGATAATTCTCAAACGGATGTGTGTATTTCCAGACAGCCAAGTTATGTGACCACATTGTTCCTGGGAGAcagtgaagcagcaggaggccCCTTATCAAAGCAAACATCTTCCCAATTATGTTTGCTGTTTTGTAGCTCATGGACCTATCATCTGCCGTGCTGACACGTGATTCAATGAAGCAatagcagcagcaacaagcaaaataaaagcagctttTTGAAAGCTTCAACTTAGCCTACACAGTAAAACGTGTGTTTTGGTATTTTGGTTTTCAATAGTCCATTAGACGTTTGTCATCTATATCTTTGTGTTTAATAATCACCTtaagaaacttgaataaactTGAATGATTTTGTGCTGGACCAAAACTTGAATAATTTTCAAGTTGGACCTTCTTAAAACTAGTAATGCActaaactatttatttactgaCTGCATATGGTAGCCTACATGAACTATGAAATGAACTGAACAATAAAGACAATGTTCGATTACAATTAAAACAGACTACTCACCGTGCACTAGCCTATAGCTAATCGCATGCGCTTCAGAAACTAAACGTGCGCGCGCctgctgcgggggggggggggggggggggggggggggggcttgaggTAATTGATTCCGTTTGAACGGTGATTAGCACGTGCATGGAGACCAGCAGAAGACCGAGGACTCCCGGTGCGACGGGAGACGTGATGCTGAGTGTGGCAGGTATATAAAGCTGCTCGGCGGGTCTCCGGTCCACTGACTGTGAGAGGAGCCAGACAGCTGCAGCATGCCGGTGATCGGAGCAGGAAACCACCAGACTAGAGACACCTCATCGGCATCTACCACAGGTAGGAAACACTTTTAATTATGAAGTTGTTACAACTTTCAATTTGCCGTATTATATTTGGTAGTGTAAATAAAAGTTCTTTCTCAAAAGCAGTATTTTGTGTGCACCACAAAGCTGAAAGTAATCTCCAGAGTATATTTTATCACCTTCtaatcaaaattaaaaaacCTCTATGTTATTTATGTGCTTTCGACTATGCTTTAATACTGCATCCTATGGTTACATGTTTGTATTTCCTTTAATACTCTATTATAAAATGCATTGTaatggttttgttttctccctgttattatgttgtattacattatggtgtgtgtgtgtagttagtTCTGGAGAAAAtccaatattattataataataataataataataatagttattattaGCTATAGGGCAAAATTCAGCACAATTAttcatactgtatttatatttgttgtcactgttgttaaTTGTAacatgaattattaaaataacaatgatgtcaataatgttattaaagtacacatttaaaagaagTAACTGATGACAGGTCAATGTAAAGCTCAAAGCTAAATTATTATGAATAGTGCTGTTATAAATGCCCTAACTTGTGA from Cyclopterus lumpus isolate fCycLum1 chromosome 9, fCycLum1.pri, whole genome shotgun sequence includes these protein-coding regions:
- the LOC117735904 gene encoding LOW QUALITY PROTEIN: cytochrome P450 1A1 (The sequence of the model RefSeq protein was modified relative to this genomic sequence to represent the inferred CDS: deleted 1 base in 1 codon); protein product: MRLTFGMLPIKENPCASLSSVTVALCLLTLLLMALRGRKSHHHNSQLDYTKYPPLPGPMPWPLVGNLLQMGDQIHLSLTSLRLQYGDVFKMRLGSLTVVVLSGYTTIRQALVWQGEAFAGRPDLFTFSAVANGTSMTFSEKYGPAWVLHTKLCKNALRSFSQAEPRGSGATCLLEEHICAEAAEMVAVMREQAAAKGKMGHNMKGIDPVMPLVTSVAIIVCALCFGKRYDYNDKEFLTIVHINNEVLRIFAAGNMADFFPVFRYFPSPSLRKMVQHIHRMNGFMERSIEEHINTFDKDEVGPDTFRPERFLGSSGLLNKELTEKVLIFGMGKRRCLGDGFARLEMFVFLTTLLHGLQIENVPGQELDLSTDFGLTMKPRPYRIAISLRF